A region from the uncultured Holophaga sp. genome encodes:
- a CDS encoding 4Fe-4S dicluster domain-containing protein yields MSSASHHAPQADTLAARVKAATGISLAQCYQCGKCAAGCPVSDEMDLTPCQVLRLLQYELPKYDDRVLRCAGIWLCLSCETCSTRCPQEVEIPKIMDVVRREAVAKGIAHPSSKDILAFHQAFLGEIEQHGRLFEVGLVKTYKLKTGHFLKDVLLAPKMFLKGKLGLTPHSVKDTAAVKRIFKRTLGKG; encoded by the coding sequence ATGAGCAGCGCGAGTCACCACGCCCCCCAAGCGGACACACTGGCCGCCCGGGTCAAGGCCGCCACAGGGATCTCCCTGGCCCAGTGCTACCAGTGCGGCAAGTGTGCCGCAGGCTGTCCCGTCTCGGACGAGATGGACCTGACCCCCTGCCAGGTCCTGCGACTCCTCCAGTACGAACTGCCCAAGTACGACGACAGGGTCCTGCGCTGTGCCGGCATCTGGCTCTGCCTCTCCTGTGAGACCTGTTCCACCCGCTGTCCCCAGGAGGTGGAGATCCCGAAGATCATGGACGTGGTCCGCCGCGAAGCCGTGGCCAAGGGCATCGCCCACCCCAGCAGCAAGGACATCCTGGCCTTCCACCAGGCCTTCCTGGGGGAGATCGAGCAGCACGGACGCCTCTTCGAGGTGGGCCTGGTCAAGACCTACAAGCTGAAGACCGGGCACTTCCTCAAGGATGTCCTGCTGGCCCCCAAGATGTTCCTGAAGGGCAAGCTGGGGTTGACCCCACACTCGGTCAAGGACACCGCCGCCGTGAAGCGGATCTTCAAGCGCACGCTGGGCAAGGGGTGA
- the hpdB gene encoding 4-hydroxyphenylacetate decarboxylase large subunit gives MESNTISLEQVLKSRGISMAEVTDPKEHQIPEAKESTQRLMELYYTLKVTADMEAPYWYNRAWWENEGDVPVVRRAKAMAACLSHLTPTILPYEKLVMNKTKNVRGAFPFPWVCASFFNAQAEALMNEVDAPAESEADAVSVVGNGGGNVTRSYGNVISIAKKFGMRKEEIPVLVRTSKPWDGCSIEDVSARYAAFTPGFEQEQRIMDAVICMFDSWAIPQGREVINYYMPLEYGFDRIQELCDEKIAACMGEAGEDGILGMGRGYYYIAMKEITKGLSKWCENYAVQAHYLASIESDPALKANYEAIAAVMMNVAHKKPASFREALQMTLCCHLGVVNEDPQSGLSIGRLGQVLQPYYEKDIADGVMDDEAVIELLELYRIKISCIECFASAGVSGGVLSGNTFNNLSLGGQNHDGLSAVTPLEYLIIEAGMRNKTPQPTLSILYDEKTPEDFLMKAASCTKLGLGYPAWMNNQTGMNFMLRHYASEGMDLHDARAWCLGGCLESAPGCFLPLHYNGKVTMIPGGASPTCGTGVHFVGLPKVLELVLTNGLDQRTGKQVYPAHDRNLGTYEEVVDQWEKYLELTTDVVNRVNNIQMDIWRKQNPPVVNSLLKPDCFAKGQDIGMMGSRYNATINFESCGTITYINALASLKKNVFDEGSFTLQEMTEALVNNFGFETAYQTGVFSPDVRTTTAESPKYERIFAACVNAPKYGNADTYVDGILRDYHNYLFETLPKYRSYYGKPLYLCQISVSTHGPQGFVTLATADGRLAGTTYSDGSLSAAAGTDRNGIYAIFESATVYDHSMHQNAQMNLKLHPTAIRGLNGTRKLLDIVRAYMRKGGFHVQFNIVDSNELRKAQAEPEAHRDLMVRVAGFTQYWCEIGKPIQDEVIYRTEYEA, from the coding sequence ATGGAATCCAACACGATCTCCCTGGAGCAGGTCCTGAAGAGCCGGGGCATCTCCATGGCTGAAGTCACCGACCCGAAGGAGCACCAGATCCCCGAAGCCAAAGAGAGTACCCAGCGACTGATGGAGCTGTATTACACCCTCAAGGTCACGGCCGATATGGAGGCCCCCTACTGGTACAACCGGGCCTGGTGGGAGAACGAGGGGGATGTGCCGGTGGTCCGGAGGGCCAAAGCCATGGCCGCCTGCCTGTCGCACCTGACCCCGACCATCCTGCCCTACGAGAAGCTGGTCATGAACAAGACCAAGAATGTCCGTGGGGCCTTCCCCTTCCCCTGGGTCTGCGCCAGCTTCTTCAATGCCCAGGCCGAGGCACTGATGAACGAGGTGGACGCCCCGGCCGAGAGCGAGGCCGATGCGGTCAGCGTGGTCGGCAATGGCGGCGGCAACGTCACCCGGAGCTACGGCAACGTGATCTCCATCGCCAAGAAATTCGGCATGAGGAAGGAAGAGATCCCGGTGCTGGTCAGGACTTCCAAGCCCTGGGACGGCTGCTCCATCGAGGATGTGAGCGCCCGCTATGCCGCCTTCACGCCCGGCTTTGAGCAGGAGCAGCGGATCATGGATGCGGTGATCTGCATGTTCGACTCCTGGGCCATCCCCCAGGGCCGTGAGGTGATCAACTACTACATGCCTCTGGAGTATGGCTTCGATAGGATCCAGGAGCTCTGTGACGAGAAGATCGCTGCCTGCATGGGCGAGGCCGGGGAGGATGGGATCCTCGGAATGGGACGGGGCTATTACTACATCGCCATGAAGGAGATCACCAAGGGGCTCTCCAAGTGGTGTGAGAACTATGCGGTGCAGGCCCATTACCTGGCCTCCATCGAATCGGACCCGGCCCTCAAGGCCAACTACGAAGCCATCGCCGCCGTCATGATGAATGTCGCCCACAAGAAGCCTGCGAGCTTCCGGGAGGCGCTCCAAATGACACTCTGCTGCCACCTGGGTGTGGTCAATGAGGACCCCCAGTCCGGGCTTTCCATCGGGCGCCTGGGCCAGGTCCTGCAGCCCTACTACGAGAAGGACATCGCCGACGGGGTCATGGATGACGAGGCCGTCATCGAGCTCCTGGAGCTCTACCGCATCAAGATCTCCTGCATCGAGTGCTTCGCATCGGCCGGGGTCTCCGGGGGCGTTCTCTCGGGCAACACCTTCAACAACCTCTCCCTGGGCGGACAGAACCACGATGGCCTGAGCGCCGTCACCCCTCTGGAATACCTGATCATCGAAGCGGGCATGCGGAACAAGACGCCGCAGCCCACCCTGAGCATCCTCTACGACGAGAAGACCCCAGAGGACTTCCTCATGAAGGCGGCCTCCTGCACCAAGCTCGGTCTGGGGTACCCGGCCTGGATGAACAACCAGACCGGCATGAACTTCATGCTGCGCCACTATGCCTCTGAGGGGATGGACCTGCACGATGCCCGGGCCTGGTGCCTGGGGGGGTGCCTGGAGTCAGCGCCGGGCTGCTTCCTCCCCCTGCACTACAACGGCAAGGTGACCATGATCCCCGGCGGTGCCTCACCGACCTGCGGCACCGGCGTCCACTTCGTGGGCCTGCCCAAGGTGCTGGAACTCGTCCTCACCAATGGCCTGGATCAGCGCACCGGTAAGCAGGTCTACCCGGCTCACGACCGGAACCTGGGCACCTATGAGGAGGTCGTTGATCAGTGGGAGAAATACCTGGAGCTGACCACCGATGTCGTCAACCGGGTCAACAACATCCAGATGGATATCTGGCGGAAACAGAACCCGCCGGTCGTGAACTCGCTCCTGAAGCCGGACTGCTTCGCCAAGGGGCAGGATATCGGCATGATGGGCTCCCGCTACAACGCCACCATCAACTTTGAGTCCTGCGGCACCATCACCTATATCAATGCCCTGGCCTCCCTGAAGAAGAATGTGTTTGACGAGGGGAGCTTCACGCTGCAGGAGATGACCGAGGCCCTGGTCAACAACTTCGGCTTCGAGACGGCCTACCAGACCGGCGTGTTCTCCCCGGATGTGCGCACCACGACGGCGGAAAGCCCCAAGTACGAGCGGATCTTCGCCGCCTGCGTCAATGCCCCCAAATACGGCAATGCGGATACCTATGTGGATGGCATCCTGAGGGATTACCACAACTACCTCTTCGAGACCCTGCCGAAGTACCGATCCTATTACGGCAAGCCGCTCTACCTCTGCCAGATCTCTGTGTCGACCCACGGACCCCAGGGCTTCGTCACCCTGGCCACGGCGGACGGGCGCCTGGCGGGCACGACCTACTCCGACGGCTCGCTCTCGGCGGCTGCCGGAACCGACAGGAACGGCATCTATGCCATCTTCGAGTCGGCCACGGTCTATGACCACTCGATGCACCAGAACGCCCAGATGAACCTCAAGCTCCACCCGACGGCGATCCGTGGCCTCAACGGCACCCGGAAGCTGCTGGATATCGTCCGGGCCTACATGCGGAAGGGCGGGTTCCACGTCCAGTTCAACATCGTGGACTCCAACGAGCTCCGGAAAGCCCAGGCCGAGCCGGAGGCCCACCGGGACCTGATGGTCCGGGTTGCGGGCTTCACCCAGTACTGGTGCGAGATCGGCAAGCCCATCCAGGACGAGGTCATCTACCGCACGGAGTACGAGGCCTGA
- the scpB gene encoding SMC-Scp complex subunit ScpB, translating to MTEIFHHEPLWEEGGDLPGALEALFVATGEVLELARLRELTGLGEGPLLQAIEKLQERLRAPRGIRLIEVGGGWRMATAPQYAELVSKLVTTLRSGRLTPAQVETLAIIAYRQPVTVPEINELRGVTSGGNQVKSLLERDLVVPAGRKPVVGRPMMYATTRQFLLHFGLKSLEDLPRLADFGEGNLEAQALAQLEPPLPEGGLFDGIED from the coding sequence GTGACGGAGATCTTCCACCACGAGCCCCTCTGGGAGGAGGGGGGCGATCTGCCGGGGGCCCTGGAGGCCCTCTTCGTGGCCACGGGTGAGGTGCTGGAGCTGGCGCGGCTGCGGGAGCTGACAGGGCTGGGGGAGGGTCCCCTCCTCCAGGCCATCGAGAAGCTCCAGGAGCGGCTCCGTGCGCCCCGGGGCATCCGCCTCATCGAGGTGGGGGGAGGCTGGCGCATGGCCACGGCACCCCAGTACGCTGAGCTGGTGTCGAAGCTGGTGACCACCCTCCGGAGCGGGCGCCTGACCCCGGCCCAGGTGGAGACCCTGGCCATCATCGCCTACCGTCAGCCCGTGACGGTGCCCGAGATCAACGAGCTGCGTGGTGTGACCTCCGGTGGCAACCAGGTGAAGTCCCTCCTGGAGCGGGATCTGGTGGTCCCAGCCGGCCGCAAGCCCGTGGTGGGGCGTCCCATGATGTATGCCACCACCCGCCAGTTCCTGCTCCACTTCGGGCTCAAGAGCCTGGAGGATCTGCCGCGTCTGGCGGACTTCGGGGAGGGGAACCTGGAGGCCCAGGCCCTGGCCCAGCTGGAGCCGCCCCTGCCGGAGGGCGGCCTCTTCGACGGCATCGAGGACTGA
- a CDS encoding CoB--CoM heterodisulfide reductase iron-sulfur subunit B family protein, whose protein sequence is MRIGYYPGCSLLGSSREFDESVRAVCAAIGLELVEIPDWNCCGASSAHTLNHELSLALPAKILAQAEAAGLTEVLAPCAACYSRLVGAYSELESHPSEKAKVSGIIEMPYSGKVRVLNVLQVLERFKDVIREKAVQPFAHKVACYYGCLLVRPPKVVQFDLTEDPQIMDKLAACAGATPIDWAFKTECCGAAFSVTRTDLVAKMCGRILNDAVKREAEAIVVACPMCHSNLDMRRPETNAALGADHQTPVLFLTQVLGLAMGLEPTQLGLQRHMVPVAFKNA, encoded by the coding sequence ATGAGAATCGGCTACTATCCCGGGTGCTCCCTGCTGGGCTCCTCCAGGGAGTTCGACGAGTCCGTCCGCGCCGTCTGCGCGGCCATCGGCCTGGAGCTGGTGGAGATCCCAGACTGGAACTGCTGTGGCGCCAGCAGCGCCCACACCCTCAATCACGAGCTGAGCCTGGCCCTGCCCGCCAAGATCCTGGCCCAGGCCGAGGCCGCGGGCCTCACCGAGGTCCTGGCCCCCTGTGCCGCCTGCTACAGTCGCCTGGTGGGGGCCTACAGCGAGCTTGAGAGCCACCCCTCGGAGAAGGCCAAGGTGTCTGGGATCATCGAGATGCCCTACTCCGGCAAGGTCAGGGTCCTGAATGTCCTCCAGGTGCTGGAGCGCTTCAAGGACGTGATCCGGGAGAAGGCCGTCCAGCCCTTCGCCCACAAGGTGGCCTGCTACTACGGCTGCCTTCTGGTGCGCCCCCCCAAGGTGGTGCAGTTCGACCTGACCGAGGACCCTCAGATCATGGACAAGCTCGCCGCCTGTGCCGGGGCCACCCCCATCGACTGGGCCTTCAAGACCGAATGCTGCGGGGCGGCCTTCTCCGTGACCCGCACGGATCTGGTGGCCAAGATGTGTGGGCGCATCCTGAATGATGCGGTGAAGCGCGAGGCGGAGGCCATCGTGGTGGCCTGTCCCATGTGCCACAGCAACCTCGACATGCGGCGCCCCGAGACCAACGCTGCCCTGGGCGCGGATCACCAGACCCCGGTGCTCTTCCTGACCCAGGTGCTGGGTCTCGCCATGGGCCTCGAGCCCACCCAGCTCGGCCTGCAGCGGCACATGGTGCCCGTGGCCTTCAAGAACGCGTAG
- the hpdA gene encoding 4-hydroxyphenylacetate decarboxylase activase → MAAQGHIFDIQSFSVHDGPGCRTSVFLTGCPLQCAWCANPESWILDRHLMVAENLCRSEKGCRACRDACPAGSISFGGEGRLQVDRKTCLSCSSFACVSSCADGVLKQCVRDYSVDELVEVLRRDFNNWGPEGGVTFTGGDPLLQHAFLTEVLQRCQRLQIHTAIETSACVGRDIFLSVMPYVDFAFIDVKHMDSAQHRAGTGVPNELILSNIAALKASDWGGRLVLRQPVIGGYNDSEANARQVVAFMERLGLYEINLLKFHPLGKTKWAQLGKPYAYDDGRGDVAPGTLEQLQQLYLEHNIACYLGEGTPF, encoded by the coding sequence ATGGCGGCGCAGGGACACATCTTCGATATCCAGAGCTTCTCCGTCCACGACGGGCCGGGCTGCCGGACGAGCGTCTTCCTGACCGGCTGTCCGCTGCAGTGCGCCTGGTGCGCCAACCCGGAGAGCTGGATCCTGGACAGGCACCTGATGGTGGCGGAGAACCTGTGCCGCTCTGAAAAAGGCTGCCGGGCATGCAGGGATGCCTGCCCGGCTGGTTCCATCAGCTTCGGGGGAGAGGGGCGGCTTCAGGTGGACCGGAAGACCTGCCTCTCCTGCAGCAGCTTCGCCTGCGTCAGCAGCTGCGCCGATGGGGTCCTCAAGCAGTGCGTCCGGGATTACTCCGTGGATGAGCTGGTCGAAGTGCTCCGCCGGGACTTCAACAACTGGGGCCCTGAGGGCGGGGTCACTTTCACAGGCGGGGACCCCCTGCTGCAGCACGCCTTCCTGACCGAAGTCCTGCAGCGCTGCCAGAGGCTCCAGATCCACACAGCCATTGAGACGAGCGCCTGCGTCGGGCGGGACATCTTCCTTTCCGTCATGCCCTATGTGGACTTCGCCTTCATCGATGTCAAGCACATGGACAGTGCGCAGCACAGGGCGGGCACGGGCGTGCCCAACGAGCTGATCCTGTCGAACATCGCGGCCCTCAAGGCTTCGGATTGGGGAGGGAGGCTTGTCCTCCGCCAGCCGGTCATCGGCGGGTACAACGACAGTGAAGCGAATGCGCGCCAGGTCGTCGCCTTCATGGAGCGTCTCGGACTCTACGAGATCAACCTCCTGAAGTTCCACCCCCTGGGCAAGACGAAGTGGGCCCAGCTCGGCAAGCCCTATGCCTACGATGACGGGCGGGGGGATGTGGCCCCGGGGACCCTGGAGCAGCTCCAGCAGCTCTATCTCGAGCACAACATCGCCTGCTACCTGGGGGAGGGCACCCCTTTCTGA
- the hpdC gene encoding 4-hydroxyphenylacetate decarboxylase small subunit, with protein MRHADCKNYINLDCEKGLCALFKGAVPLDGEGSAACARFTPAEKCSTCAHFAEPDRYGLGVCSGLGKPNWAYASMSACTCTGFQVG; from the coding sequence ATGAGACATGCTGACTGCAAGAACTACATCAACCTGGACTGCGAGAAGGGCCTCTGCGCTCTCTTCAAGGGAGCCGTTCCCCTCGACGGGGAGGGCAGTGCCGCATGCGCCCGATTCACCCCGGCGGAGAAGTGCAGCACCTGTGCCCACTTTGCGGAGCCGGACCGGTACGGTCTGGGGGTCTGCAGCGGGCTCGGCAAGCCCAACTGGGCCTACGCCTCCATGAGCGCCTGCACCTGCACCGGCTTTCAGGTGGGGTGA
- the asd gene encoding archaetidylserine decarboxylase (Phosphatidylserine decarboxylase is synthesized as a single chain precursor. Generation of the pyruvoyl active site from a Ser is coupled to cleavage of a Gly-Ser bond between the larger (beta) and smaller (alpha chains). It is an integral membrane protein.) has product MSSLLFGSRPMLLIALVLVVLLLWPRGWPFSLHLLRYYPKRLGSAVVGWVASRELPRGLRPALLGAFARKYQIALEEAEFPLEDYPSFQAFFTRRLKPGLRPQAPEQPGGVNSPVDARIFAAGRIDHDTIIQAKGLPYRATELLKHIPDPGRFEGGHYLTLYLSPRDYHRIHVPITGQVTAVARVEGELWPVNDASTTHVTRLYERNRRVVWVARGSGADAGLEVAAVLVGATHVGGILIDDRWLQGHPLPLDGGFALPDLPCSPGEDLGTFQFGSTVVLLIGGPRAAEWVASATEGKVQVGQRLGAFR; this is encoded by the coding sequence ATGTCATCGCTGCTCTTCGGCTCCCGTCCCATGCTCCTGATCGCCCTCGTCCTGGTGGTCCTGCTCCTCTGGCCCCGAGGCTGGCCCTTCTCCCTGCACCTGCTGCGCTATTACCCCAAGCGCCTTGGGAGTGCGGTGGTGGGCTGGGTGGCCAGCCGGGAGCTGCCCAGGGGGCTCAGGCCGGCCCTGCTGGGCGCCTTTGCACGGAAATATCAGATTGCCCTGGAGGAAGCGGAGTTCCCCCTGGAGGACTACCCCAGCTTCCAGGCCTTCTTCACCCGGCGTCTCAAGCCGGGACTCCGGCCCCAGGCCCCGGAGCAGCCCGGGGGGGTGAACAGCCCCGTGGACGCCCGCATCTTCGCGGCTGGGCGCATCGACCACGACACGATCATCCAGGCCAAGGGGCTGCCCTACCGCGCCACGGAGTTGCTCAAGCACATCCCCGATCCCGGCCGTTTCGAGGGGGGACACTACCTGACCCTCTATCTCTCCCCGCGGGACTACCACCGCATCCATGTCCCCATCACCGGCCAGGTTACGGCGGTGGCAAGGGTGGAAGGGGAGCTCTGGCCTGTCAATGACGCCAGCACCACCCATGTGACTCGGCTCTATGAGCGGAATCGCCGGGTGGTCTGGGTGGCCCGGGGGAGCGGGGCGGACGCGGGTCTGGAGGTGGCGGCGGTGCTGGTGGGGGCCACCCATGTGGGCGGCATTCTTATCGACGACCGCTGGCTCCAGGGGCACCCTCTGCCCTTGGACGGGGGCTTTGCGTTGCCGGACCTGCCCTGCTCTCCCGGGGAGGACCTGGGCACCTTCCAGTTCGGCAGCACCGTGGTGCTCCTCATCGGCGGTCCCCGGGCTGCGGAGTGGGTGGCCTCGGCCACGGAGGGCAAGGTCCAGGTTGGCCAGCGCCTCGGGGCCTTCCGGTGA